The following proteins are encoded in a genomic region of Burkholderia cepacia:
- a CDS encoding GntR family transcriptional regulator, which yields MRAMTSNQANTANQTGAGSPGQPGAGDPAPSPAAPPSPTFSPLYQQIKSLITQSLETGEWKPGEIIPSEVELAARYKVSQGTVRKAIDELAAENLVVRRQGKGTFVATHNEDRAQFRFLRLLADDGAEHPHVSRLLECRRLRAPAEIARQLDLKPADPVVQVRRLLEFENEVTVLDEIWLPGAMFRGLTFERLSEYKGPLYAMFETEFGTRMIRATEKIRAVAAEPSVADLLHVPAGFPLLSVERVSYTYGDRPVEVRRGWYVTTGYYYQNDLS from the coding sequence ATGCGCGCCATGACATCGAACCAGGCGAATACCGCGAATCAGACCGGCGCAGGCAGCCCAGGGCAGCCGGGCGCGGGCGATCCCGCACCTTCGCCTGCGGCGCCGCCGTCGCCGACGTTCAGCCCGTTATACCAGCAGATTAAGTCATTGATCACGCAAAGTCTCGAAACCGGTGAATGGAAGCCCGGCGAGATCATCCCGAGCGAAGTGGAGCTCGCGGCCCGCTACAAGGTCAGCCAGGGCACCGTTCGCAAGGCGATCGACGAACTGGCCGCCGAAAACCTCGTGGTCCGGCGGCAGGGCAAGGGTACTTTTGTTGCAACGCACAACGAGGATCGCGCGCAGTTCCGTTTCCTGCGTCTGCTGGCCGACGACGGTGCCGAACACCCGCACGTGAGCCGCCTGCTCGAATGTCGCCGCCTGCGTGCGCCGGCCGAGATCGCGCGGCAGCTCGACCTGAAGCCGGCCGATCCGGTCGTGCAGGTGCGCCGCCTGCTGGAGTTCGAGAACGAAGTGACGGTGCTCGACGAGATCTGGCTGCCGGGCGCGATGTTCCGCGGGTTGACGTTCGAGCGGCTGAGCGAGTACAAGGGGCCGCTCTACGCGATGTTCGAGACGGAGTTCGGCACGCGGATGATCCGCGCGACGGAGAAGATTCGCGCGGTCGCGGCCGAGCCGTCGGTGGCCGACCTGCTGCATGTGCCCGCGGGTTTTCCGTTGCTGTCGGTCGAGCGTGTGTCCTATACATACGGAGACCGGCCGGTGGAAGTGCGTCGCGGCTGGTATGTCACAACCGGGTACTACTATCAGAATGACTTGAGTTGA